Proteins from a genomic interval of Triplophysa dalaica isolate WHDGS20190420 chromosome 21, ASM1584641v1, whole genome shotgun sequence:
- the LOC130410546 gene encoding arrestin domain-containing protein 2-like, with the protein MIFDKLKKFEIVFDSPEMDCPPVFCSGDVVSGKVVLELSAESKVQSIKLHAEGFAKVHWTESRSAGSSTAYTQNYSDEVEYLNRREVLLQADNEELTVLSAGRHEYPFSFQLPEETLVTSFEGKHGSIRYWVKVKLHRPWATVKKIKKEFTVIEPIDINTPSLLAPQAGTKEKMARIWYRNCGQVSITAKIDRKGYTPGEVIPVFAEFDNGTSRSVMPKAYITQKQTFIARGTMKQKLAVVATLCGDIVGARRRETWHGRAIKIPPVGPSILQCRIIKVEYMLRVCVDVPGTSKLSLELPLVMGTIPLHPFGSRTSSVSSQYSMNMEWFRMAIPEQPEPPPEYSSVVTDEQNIQSRTADRQEEDLSSVLERPLMAYVQEFRLRPPPVYCEVDPNPQPLSMRPRCMTC; encoded by the exons ATGATTTTCGACAAACTGAAAAAGTTCGAGATCGTGTTCGACTCGCCGGAGATGGACTGTCCTCCGGTGTTCTGCAGCGGAGATGTCGTGTCGGGGAAAGTCGTGTTGGAGCTCTCGGCCGAGAGTAAAGTACAGTCGATAAAGTTGCACGCGGAAGGTTTCGCCAAAGTGCACTGGACCGAGTCTCGCAGCGCCGGGTCCAGCACCGCTTACACGCAAAACTACAGCGATGAAGTGGAGTATCTGAACCGGAGAGAAGTGCTTCTGCAGGCAG ATAATGAAGAGCTGACGGTGCTTTCCGCTGGGAGACACGAGTACCCATTCAGTTTCCAGCTTCCGGAAGA GACTCTGGTGACATCTTTCGAAGGCAAGCACGGCAGCATCCGCTACTGGGTGAAGGTTAAGCTGCATCGTCCGTGGGCCACGGTGAAGAAGATCAAGAAAGAGTTCACAGTCATCGAGCCCATCGACATCAACACACCCAGTTTACTG GCTCCTCAAGCAGGAACAAAAGAGAAGATGGCCCGCATCTGGTACCGAAACTGTGGCCAGGTGTCCATCACTGCAAAGATAGACCGCAAGGGCTACACACCAG GGGAAGTCATTCCGGTCTTCGCAGAGTTCGATAACGGCACCTCACGATCCGTGATGCCTAAAGCGTACATCACGCAGAAGCAGACTTTCATTGCCAGGGGAACTATGAAACAGAAACTCGCTGTGGTTGCAACGCTATGCGGTGACATAGTCGGCGCTCGCCGCAGGGAGACGTGGCACGGTCGAGCCATCAAAATCCCCCCAGTCGGCCCCTCCATCCTGCAATGTCGCATCATCAAAGTTGAATACATGCTCCGG GTGTGCGTGGACGTTCCTGGGACGTCTAAGCTTTCTCTTGAGCTTCCGCTTGTAATGGGCACCATCCCCCTCCATCCGTTCGGCAGTCGCACGTCCAGCGTCAGCAGCCAGTACAGCATGAACATGGAATGGTTTCGCATGGCCATCCCCGAGCAACCCGAGC CTCCTCCGGAGTACAGTTCTGTCGTCACGGATGAGCAAAACATCCAAAGCCGCACAGCGGATCGACAAGAGGAAGACCTTAGTTCGGTTCTGGAGCGCCCCCTTATGGCCTACGTCCAAGAGTTCAGATTACGCCCCCCTCCGGTGTACTGCGAG GTGGATCCGAACCCTCAACCCTTGTCCATGCGTCCTCGCTGCATGACCTGTTGA
- the arrdc2 gene encoding arrestin domain-containing protein 2, whose product MAFQSIKDFSLELDGPGDAVYRSGEMVTGVVVLELNREIKVRALGVQGRGVATAHWLENRSVGVNTVYNDYTSRITYFRKRQHLIRVTK is encoded by the exons ATGGCTTTCCAAAGTATTAAAGACTTTTCCCTCGAGCTGGACGGTCCGGGGGATGCTGTGTACCGCAGTGGAGAGATGGTGACAGGTGTGGTGGTCCTGGAGCTGAACCGGGAGATTAAAGTCCGAGCTTTGGGTGTTCAGGGACGAGGGGTCGCCACAGCCCACTGGCTGGAAAACCGCAGTGTTGGAGTGAACACCGTCTACAACGACTATACCTCCAGGATCACTTATTTCAGAAAGAGACAACATCTTATTAGAG tGACCAAGTAA